The following DNA comes from Musa acuminata AAA Group cultivar baxijiao chromosome BXJ1-4, Cavendish_Baxijiao_AAA, whole genome shotgun sequence.
TATCCCATCCCGGAAGCTCGGGGTGGCGCTATCTGACGCTGTCCCGTGCGTCCTGGGATAGCGACTGCACATTACCATCTCGTCCCCTGAGGATCAGCCATCACACCGAATCCACGTGCGACCAACTctcgtacaataatataaaaactCATGGTCGACATCCGGCCTAGAGAGAGACATATATAATTCAACTCACAACTAACTTGCTTGTCGGAGGGACTAAAGTCGGGAATTACCTAACGAAGACCATTTTTACAGACAAGCAATCACCTCTGAGTCGCAAGCGTCTCAAACTGAGAATCACCATCCAACGAACGAAGGTGAGTTGCCAACTAGCTCAAGAACGGAGATACGCTGCACGACGCAAACGACACCTGGACCAAGAAACACTGGTCAACACCCCGTTGCGAGGGCCCAGCCTATCTTGGCGTCCAACTCAGTCGATAGAAACTCCTCATATTGATCCGTAGATCAAGCCGTACTAACTCACTAGCCACGACACACTTGTTCACCAACACAAAGTAGCAGTGGGTTTCTTGACGACCGTCGATTTCTCGAAGACGGAAGAGCTGATCTTGTTGTTAGGATCCTTGAAATGGTCTTCCACGTTGACGTTTGAGCGACTCCTTCCAGAACCCACCGTTTCGAACGCGCCTGGTCCCCACGACAAAACCTAACACAAGTCGCCTGCGCTTCCAGAACCCAACCGGGAGCCACGCAATGCTCATGGTCCCCGTCCCTTCTAGAAGCACCACGTTACCGTCCAAATCCCATTTTCCCAAATCGGCTGCGGCGTGTCCATCGATTCCGCAGACCGCTCTctctaatttattttatttatataaaataaagaaACACCCATTTCCTATAATTTAATTCTCCGCATATAAATGTGACCCCAAAGCGTTCTCCTTCTCGACTCAGTCTTCTGTTCGCTTCCGTgctccaaacgaacgaaaacccTCCATTGTTCTTGTTCCCTCTTTACTTGGTCGCTTCGCCCATGTCTGGAACGGTCATCTTCTCCGGGATCTCGTTCTCCCCGGCACGGGGCATCTCGGCCCAGCGGCGGGTGGTGGCGCAGGTGGCCACGGCTGCGGGGAGGAGCAGGGCACCGGCGAGCCTGTACCAGGTGCTGAGGGTGGGGGAGACGGCGACGGCGCGGGAGATCAAGGCGGCGTATCGGGCCATGGCCAAGCGGTTCCACCCGGACGCAGCGCCGGCGGGCGGGGGACCTGACTTCCTGGAGATCCGCCGCGCGTACGAGACGCTGTCCGACCCGGCGGCGCGGGCGCGGTACGACCGGTCCATCGTAGGGCGGATTCCTCGGGCCGGCTTCGTCGTGTCGGACCGGCAACGGTTCACAAAGTGGGAGACGGACCAGTGCTGGTAGGCCGCAGTGCACCTGATTCGTAGTCGTGTAAATAGATACTTTTGGAGGAGGATTCGCTGGGCTTTCTCATGTCCCTTTTGGCAGGCAATGAAAGTATGGTAGCTGTTACATATCACTTTCATCTCAGGTcatcaaagaatataaaaaagaaataaaaaggtcTTTCTTGATCAGTAAAAACGAAGCTCGAGTGGCTTAGGACATCCAGTCTATAGGTTGGAAAGAAATGGACATGGCAAAACTTCAATCACACGATGAGATTGATTCGAGGAGAACAACTGATGATTAAGGAGGAGTTAGAATAAAGGAGGGCAAGATCCGGCCTTACATTGCATACCCGAAAATTAGCCGGCAGTGTCGACTCTTAGGGATCGCATAACCGTGAATCAAATTTAGCACCCTAATATCATACATATTCCGACGAGCACCTCTCTTCAATTTTATTTCACGTTTTTTCCTTTGAGGCCTCTACATAGTAGTGGGCATTTGAGGCATAGCACATTATTCACCCTCCTCCTGTTGTGGTATAAAAAGGGGTGAAAAATTGAAGGATGGTACAAagatgtctttgcttgcaaacccACCACATACCGTAAAAATGGAGGAGTTCCTCTGATCAGACTATGTACGAAGCCCAACAAATGAGACAAACCGATACAACCTTTCAAGCACAAATGCACACACATAGAGGAGCTAGTCACCGGTGGTATACCGACTAATGTACAGACGGATTACACAATATTTGCCATCATGCATACTTGACACTGGAAGAACCAATTAACACCGGTCAGGCTCAGTTTATTAGGATGAAACAGAACAAATAAGAAACATCAGTGGCACAAGCTCAGCTGCAACAACCACCAGCTTGAGAAGATGAGCCATCCCTTCCACCAGATGGACCAGGAATTCCTCCGTATCCAACTTTGATTCCGTATGACTGCCAGAAACACAAATAAGATAAATGACGATGCACAAATTTTACTCTTCCAAGAGACAGCCaaacgtttttttttttaatttgtattAAAGGATAATAAAACAACAGTTATCATAGAAAATTTGCGACCCTTAAAGTCAGCCTAAAATTCATCACCAGTATAATTGACAATAGGGACTTGAGCTCATTCGATCAAGATGGTGAGTGAAAAAGTACAACATACAAAGGAGGTCTTGCATCATATCAATGTTTTTTTATTAAGATAAGACTGACATCACTCAGTTTATATCATCATCAGTATTTGCAGGTTATCATCATGAGCTTCAGTTCGTGTATGTGAGGCTCCAGTTTCAGACAAAAgacattttaatataaaattttacatttAAATATTACAAAAAAATTACCCTGCACCAGTCACATTCAATGATGAATTTGCACTTTAGGTAAATAATACATATGCTATTAAAGATGCAATTAAACTACTGTAGATAATTAGGAACAAAACAGCCTTTAATATCTTGACAGGAAGAAGAGGTACTATGATGGTTATTCAACCAACTGCAATTACATGACATTTACTGGGCTCAATTTGTCGTATTCTCATTTTTGGAAGCAAGAAATGGAACTTGAGGTATGAGACATGTTTGATTATGGTTTGTCTAACACTTTTTAAAGACAATTCTGTTGTATCTGAAACTTCTTTTAATATAAAAACTTTCTGCTTATATAAGTTTCAGAAACTAAACAGAACTAAAGGAACAACAGCCCTCCTGGCTGTAGGGTCCACAGTTCTCTTACAAGCAAATAATGACCCTACATTCATGTGACAGACAATCTCAAGATTAGAAAGCCAaaatagtgaaaaattgatattcTGTTTGTCATTAtgcaacacataaaaaggaaaaacagCAAGGCCTTGGTACCTACAGAGAAGTTTCCCTTCATCAATGCTTTGGTTTGTGTACTATAACCTATTGTTATACACAGTCTTACCTCATTTGATACATCAAAGACACCATCCTGAATTTTCTTGTATATCATTGCTGCCGTTTTAATAAAAGCCTGCAACCATATATGACAAAGTTTGCAAAGTAAATTGTCACACAAAAGTTCCTAGGATAACAAAACATggcacaagaaaaaagaaaaaaaaaagctggtTCACCTCCTCAACATTCTGTGCTGTTTTAGCGGAGGCCTCCATAAAGATTAATCCATGCTCTTTGGCAAACTGTTCTCCTTCCTCGGTGCTCACAGCTCTTCTGTGAGCCAAATCACATTTGTTGCCAATCAGCATGATTGTCATATTAGGATTTGCATGTTGCCTTGCATCTTCCAGCCAGCTAGCAAGATGATTGAATGTCTCCCTCCTTACAATCAGTTTAAATATTAAACAGTATAAGCAACTAATAGCGCCGAAAGATCAAGGATCCCTGTGAAATTAATACCTGGTGATGTCATATACAAGCAGGGCACCAGCAGCACCTCTATAATAGGACCTGGTAATTGATCGAAAAGATTCCTGGCCAgcctgaaaaaaatttaattttctgaTTAGATGAATTCATAAGTTAACAAGGCATATTCCATGCCATGTATAGCTCTTGAAGGAACATATGGAATGGTGATAGTTCCTTTACCACTAGAGTCAATGTCATCCCTGCATGTCCTATTTATATTCTTTCTTCCTATCAGCTTTTTCGTGCTCTATAAATTAATCTCTACCACAAAACTTTAAGGGATGATTTCTTTTTCCAACAAAATTTCACAAATCACAAAGTGAAATACATATATAAGTCCCAAACTTGAATCTTCACAACTGAATAATTTTCCAAACAAAAGCTACACTGAAAATATTATTTACATGCCATAAGTACTAGTGCAGTTTGAATAGGACTCTAAATCATTTAAATAACCACAGAAAAAAGGGCATAAATTCATCCAAGAATCCTCTAAGCTAGAAACTATACTTAAAACTCTAACTTAAATGCTACTAGCACTAAATTTGGGAACAGTTGTGTCAAACACTGTATAGATACCAGGTAGAATGTTGTTACCTCCTTACAAGTATGATATTTAAGAAACCCCAATAGTCTATCTCAAAAGTCCAACAAAGTAACCATCACAACCTTAGAAATATCATATTCTAATGAACGAACAGTAAACTTAAAATTCATGATTACACTAATTCActaaagagagaaagagatacaAAAGATACTAACTGTATCCCATATCTGCAATTTTATGGGCTTATTGTCAATGGTTATCATTCTAGCTCCAAATTCAACACCAATTGTCAAGTCATGCACAGGTTGGAAGCGCTTGTCAGTAAACTGCAGGAGAAGACATGATTTCCCCACTCCTGCAAATAGATGAAAAGTAAAAGAACCCAAGAAGTTACAGTAAAACTGCAATTAAAAAATCTGTGTGGACCAATTTGATACCAACACTACCTGTCTTCGTTTACTTAATAGAACATGTTAACATGCTGAACTAAACTAGAAATGAAGGCAATTAACAGAATGGCACATTAGTGGGAGCATTCCCAATATCGTTGACCGAACCCCAATAAATATGTAAGTAGAAACATAGAAACCGTGAAGAAAGAACACAAAAATGACCCGTACACAAATTTTACAATAGGAAATAACAAAAAGATGTGTAGATTTATCACAAGAATGTTCGCTGGTAATACTGCATAGATAAGattgtaaatctgcattaattaatgtATAAGAAAAGGAACttcatataaaaaaaaggatCACATCATCGTCCTCATATCGTAAATACTCTATTATCATAATGCAAGCCAACAAGAGATAACAAACCCATACAGGAAACTTGAagaggagaaagcactataacatATTCTCTTCTTCCCACAATTTACAAGCAAACTCCGAACACAGCAAAACAATAATAAATTCACTAGGAAGAATCAAAGTTTAACCCTAACCCGACACTGATAACAAGCCACCACCATCGTATTCCCACCAAGTTACGCGTAGCTCATCAAATCCCCAACCATGAACAAAGAAATCGAAAACTCTACGCAACCGGAAgatcaaatataa
Coding sequences within:
- the LOC135671977 gene encoding chaperone protein dnaJ 11, chloroplastic-like produces the protein MSGTVIFSGISFSPARGISAQRRVVAQVATAAGRSRAPASLYQVLRVGETATAREIKAAYRAMAKRFHPDAAPAGGGPDFLEIRRAYETLSDPAARARYDRSIVGRIPRAGFVVSDRQRFTKWETDQCW
- the LOC135640760 gene encoding ras-related protein RABB1c is translated as MSYAYLFKYIIIGDTGVGKSCLLLQFTDKRFQPVHDLTIGVEFGARMITIDNKPIKLQIWDTAGQESFRSITRSYYRGAAGALLVYDITRRETFNHLASWLEDARQHANPNMTIMLIGNKCDLAHRRAVSTEEGEQFAKEHGLIFMEASAKTAQNVEEAFIKTAAMIYKKIQDGVFDVSNESYGIKVGYGGIPGPSGGRDGSSSQAGGCCS